The genomic stretch AAATGCGTTTTTTATATATTTCCGTGACAATGAAAAACACCCCGAATATACCGAAGCGGTCAAGGTGACGCTGTTCACCTTTTTCCCGTCAGTTACCTATAATTTCAAATATTGAGGATATATGTTCATGAAAAACAGAACGATAATCCCGATGTGCATGACCGGACTGCCGAAAGGCATTATGATTGTTCCGGTTCTCTTCCTGGTCCTATTTGCATGTTCCTGTTCCGAGGATGTCATTAAAGTCAAACTGAAAAACACCAAACCGCGTATCGTCATAGAAGGAACGGTAACCGACCGTGATCCGGCCATGGTGAGAATATCCAAAACGGTCGATTTCTTCAAACCGACCACTCTGCCGGCCGTATCGGGTGCTCTCGTCACCATATCCGACAGTGAGAGTAACGTATATACGCTGAAAGAAATCGTTTCCGGCATCTATATTGCTGAAAAACTCCGCGGAATCGAGGGACAAACCTACACGATGAACGTATTTGCCGAGGGTGTCGAGTACACGGCGGTTTCGACCATGCAGCATGCCGTGGTGATCGATTCTCTGTCGCAGGATTACGATGAAGAAGACGAGCTCGAAATCCACTGTTATCTGACCGATCCCGAAGGTATCGATAATTTCTATCGCATACGGCTTTTCCGGAACGGCACAGCTCCGGGCGGTATAACTCCGGACAGCAATTACTGGTTCTCCGACAAGGTGACGGACGGTAAAAAAATCGACTATTATTTCTTCGATACCGAGGATTTCGAGATTGATGATGTAATAACGGTCGAGCTGCTCACCATTGACGAAGGAATATACGATTTTTTCATGACGCTCGACAGTGCCCTGGGCGACAACAGCTCGTTCGGTACACTGCCCGGCAATCCCATTTCGAACATCAGCAACGGTGCGCTGGGCTATTTCGGGGCATTCACCATCCGCTCGGCGGAGCTTACGGTCAAATAACGATTCGATTCACCGCAGAAATCACCACCATTTCTCCCCCGTATATATAAAATGAGCCCGAATCGGAAATATGAATAATTCGGGCTCACTATTTAAATATGGTATAATGCTCTGATTAAATGGAAAATTATCCGGCCCCGGTATGTGTCATAATCATTTATGCTTTTACCCCGAAAGTCGGCTTTTTCGTCTTCCACCTGCCCCCCGTGAAATCGGGACACTTGACCGGTTTGCTGCCGCTTGCGATGGACTGCTCGGACAGCGGGACGATACAGCTCATGATAACCGAATCGTACACATCGATTG from bacterium encodes the following:
- a CDS encoding DUF4249 domain-containing protein; this encodes MKNRTIIPMCMTGLPKGIMIVPVLFLVLFACSCSEDVIKVKLKNTKPRIVIEGTVTDRDPAMVRISKTVDFFKPTTLPAVSGALVTISDSESNVYTLKEIVSGIYIAEKLRGIEGQTYTMNVFAEGVEYTAVSTMQHAVVIDSLSQDYDEEDELEIHCYLTDPEGIDNFYRIRLFRNGTAPGGITPDSNYWFSDKVTDGKKIDYYFFDTEDFEIDDVITVELLTIDEGIYDFFMTLDSALGDNSSFGTLPGNPISNISNGALGYFGAFTIRSAELTVK